aatgtgcaggTTCATCAGAATTCGCATAAGATGTAATGTTGGAAAAAATGTATCTTGACTGACTGACTATATCAGTCTTTGCAGATACAGCAGTGATAGCTTGatatctaaatgtttttttcagtatttatttatatttactcaTTCTACCTTTCcctctgtgtttacctgtcctCGTCACCTGGCTCTTACATCCAGCTGACCCCACCTGCCCTTCAGTGTCCCCTTCTTCCTCTATACTCATCCACttagcctttttctttttttaacatgtcttTATGATTATGCATCGTTTATGTATTTGCAGCATGTTTACCGTTTACGTTTTTACTGGTTATGTTTCAGGTTTTTGtcgcacttttttttcttcattcattcTGGGGATCTGCGTGGGGGGTACTGCGGGAATATGGGGCCCCGGGGACCGTTGGTACGAGCCATCCGGTCCCTGTATGACCAAAGTGGGAGCTGTGTCCGCATCCtctgcacaaagtcagacacgttCCCAGTTGGCCTCCGCCAGGGTCGCCCCTTGTCACCGGTCCTGTTTGTGATATTCATGAACAGGATCTCCAGGAGCAGCCGTGGACAGGAGGGTTTCCATTTTGGGGACCTCAAAATCTCGTCtttgctttttgcagatgacatgGTTTTGTTGGCTTCCTCAAGCTGCAACCTCTCCAGCAAGAGATCCATCCACAAGGAAGCTCAGGGGATTTCCTTTGCGCAAATGTCTGAGCTAAATAAAATCAGAGACTTTCACTTTCAGATTGCAAAAATAACCCCCCTCTTACCTCAGCTATTCAGTCAAGACCTCAGAGTCATGCCTGCCCGACAGTGTTCCCTATCCATCTGTGAGCTTCAGCCCTCTTCCACCCTCTGTTGACCAGCAGAAACAAAGATTGGGGAACCACCAAGTGGAAaagtggtggttggccgtcggctgtagtctttgcagtgtgttcaagtgcaactttttggcctaGACAAAAGGCGACGCTACAGGCAGCCTTCatcaccactagttctttgccgtctgctcagtgtgtcagggccttaagggaATGCGTCCTAAAAGTTTGCGTGTCTTTCATTCGATCGTTGAAGAGAAGATAAAGAAGTCAATACAACAGATGCCCTTTGGtctgaagaaaaacatcaacagaagaATAGGATAACCTCCGTTAGgcaaacactgaaacatgacagaaaacaataaaacacgAGAAAGGTGAAGAGTGAAACATCAGGCATGAAAACAGCATAACCTTGAAGACACCACACTAAATGAATTCACGACTtgacacagtgaggagaaaagTAAGGTTTCgttttctcaaagtttttttactttgcatcttttttttggttACATCTCTTGTTTAATGAATTACAAACATGAATGCCGACATCAAGTCCTCCCAGTTTGATGCTCCATAGTCACAAgtgcattttttaacatttagattaaTATCAAAACATTGCATAAACAAGTAAGGCTATTAAAAGGCCATAGAAAAGTGGTTCCATTCAGGTAATGTTCACCACCGTTTGAATATGTAGATGACTTTGTGGCAGGTTGGACAGCGATGCTCCACGTCTTTGCAGGACTCAATGCAGAACGGgaggaaacagcagagaaaacacCTGTAAGAGGAAGCAGGAGGCGTTTCAATTATTTCACCCTAAAGTTACAAAAGCTTGTATAACTGCTTTGTTTGCCTGTAAAGTTTCAAATcatttgttgaaaatgtttatagatttccccccccccactaaaTTCCACCCggtgtttgtatttttaccCAAAAAAGGTGAGGCCGGCACAGATGCCCCAGGTCATCAGGCCCGCTGTGTGATGCGTCACGGTGACCACTGTCTGCTGGCAGTGCGGACACACAGCTTGTCCCGGGCTGTCATGAAGCCCCGCTGTTACAACCAGGTGAGTGACTGAGGACGAGAATTGCACAAAGCAGAACGTATAGGATTGGTCTCCATTTTCAAATTCTCAATCAATGTCATAACCTAGTTAGTTTCGGCTGATGGATGTTCagcatgagtctggttttgcccaagatttctgcaTCTTAAAGGAAGATGTTTCAATCACCTTTAACTTTGCTAGATGCTGCtgagtgctcatgatggattaacgttgggtctttgtagataatataacgagtaaggtctttaacctgctctttagtCTCTTTTTAACTCCTTTTTCAGGTATTAATGAAGGAGTGTTcatcttttaaatcacacttcATCTAGTGCAACTGTTAAGGTCAGTTTGTCCAACTCTTCTGTTGGAACTTCTTGTGTTTTAAGAATGAAATGTCTTGGCTGCAGTGACTCAAAAggaccagcagagggagccaaAAGACTGAGCAAGTTAAACATAAAAGTAGATactgtttctgtctttctttgttcccTGCTGTGTACTTTAAGTTAACAAGCTGTTGAAGCAGTAAGAGTTTAATCGTGAACGCTGGTTCTAAAAGTGAAGTTTAAAGCTGCCATGGATGGgggaaaatttaaaaaactaaaaaattaCGTACATTTAAACGtgacaattaaaacaaatcccTCAAATGAGACGCTCACAGTTCATATGAGCTAGTGTGTTTTAAATTTTTGGATTTCATGACAATCAGAAATGTACCTGTGAAAGGACCTCTGTTATAAGCAAAGCTCATACGGTGACCCTCAACCACACAAACAGTGAACAATAGCTTTTTGTTGAGCTCAGACGACACAAACGGGCTATTCTCCCGATGactctgagcagagagagaggatttcACCCGATGACTTTGTGACAAAGCAAGATTTCCTCATTCCTAAAACTAGAACCGTAACATATTTACCATCTCTTTACGTGTGTTAGTGAAGGGTTGACTTGGTTGTGCACGCCCTTTTCTGAAAAATGGTAAAGTACAACAATGCATGCATCTCAGTCGTGTTGGCATACTGTAGGTGCATGACCTCACCTGTTGCTGCAGGTGCAGGAGGAGCGTAGGGAACACCtggcagaaaaaacacacagtttaccAAAGTGAGAAAGCAGAATTCAGATCTGAATTTTGATTCGATGCTCTATAACTTTGCTAATTATGTTTGCTTACATGTCAGTGTTCTCTACAGATGTAGGAGTGTTTTTACAATGACTGTTATTTTGTGAAGCAGTTTGTATGAAAGGTAGTTGACTTGAGTTTGCGATACACCGCGGATAACCTCAGGTAGATGGAGGTCAGCATATTTTTCACCAGAGCGGCTAGCAAGACCAACGAAGCAAAGTTATAGTGGATATGTTTGGAATCTAAAACTTATATctgttttaaaggaagaatgtgtgacttttcgATCGActctcgagctgcaatcacctgtggcctgcattgttgtgttagcatgctaatgttagcgctctttagttagcttgtagcttcacatctATGGAAATTGACAAAGAATGACAGTGATCGAAAAAACGCTTAGGTGTCATTCGAATaatcagtatgttcttcttcgtctctctagtccttgactaaaacagcttttaccgtcctgtccatgtaaacaaggctctgacaacaacacagccagcgggactcgagcttctcactcattgtagacagtcatgactcagagacacatttacacaggatagacttgatttctgctgtatttatgtgtaaaatgttgcatattccTTCTTTTAAGTGTAATCTTTAATTTTGAATATTGTCACTTTCTCATCAGACCTTTTAATTGGCGCTTTGAATTGTATCCGAACATGGTTCAATAATCCTTCGCATGCAACCCACTGGCgctttaaaaagcagaaataaacatagCTAAGGTCTTTAGTGTTCTCagataaatgttgttgttcagcCTCACAGTGTCGAAATAAATGTCACACTTTAGAAAAGCAGCAGCATGATCTTTTCACGCAGGCGGACACAGACCGGCCTGGTATCCAGCGGGCGGTGCTGTTGGGTAGAATCCGGGCTGTGGGCACATCCCCGGCTGTGGGTACATCTCTGGCTGAGGCGCGGCGCCCCCATAGTTCAGAGGCGGCCCCGGGTACGGTGGAGCTGACTCCTGTGGTGGGTATCCTTTCTCCATTTTCAGAAATCCTTACTGacgtaaaaaaagaagaagtgtattATTCACATTTAAAGTCAGTCCACTGGTTTTCAAGTAAGAGACTAAACGAGCTAAACTTTTActcaaacaacttttttttaaaaggtttatttttgggcttttaatgcctttatttagcAATAGGACACGTCATAGAGTTATGAATctgagctagagagagagacagaggggaatGACACCgtaagaagccacaggtcggatttgaaacGCCTGCtcggaggactacagcctccacatgGGGCTTatgcaccaaccactaggctactgacGCCCcctaaaaaacaacattttaacgtCCTGAAACAACCTCATCAGTTGTCCAAGGGTTAAATGGTTTAGGTAGCTTCACAGCGTGTCATAAAGTGTATAACTGTGCTAAGCGCTGGTTTCCTTACCTGAGAATGACTCACTTCCTCTTTGTAAGGTGGCGACCACAGCAATATAACAGAAAACTTGTGATACTTTATCACAGGTCGAAAAATGTGCGCTCTAATGAAACTGAAGCAATGTTATAATggaatatataataaatattataATGGAGAGATCATGTATCAGGTAAGTCTCTCTTATTGAGCCTCGAACTGATTTAATGTTGAAGCTCAGAAACAGAAGCAGGACAAAGTGAGAAATTGTAAAGCTTGACGTTTGTGGAGGAACAAACTCGCATTTTCCCTCTGCACTCTGTGACCACAAGTTTCACATCAGCTCTTTGAAATCAAGCCAGGCGGGGGACAAAGTGAGTCAAAATCAGATGAGGACAACATGCTCACACGAAAGACGGACTCTGGTTTTcacttcaaacatttcacaatattttatttaaacctgCAAAGACTGATATTTTTGGGCACTTGGGGGaagcagattaaaaacaaaacatggcaACGTTTAGAATTAATTTGTCAAACTTGTTGCCAAAGACTCGCCTATTTACATTTGAGACAGTTTTGGATAATCATTTGTTTATCAAGTTTCTGATATCCCTGCTTGATAAGCCAGACGTCAATGAGTGGTTTCTAAACAATAGAAACTCCTTGACTCTAAAGCTGCGAAAGGATTTGAAGCTTTGTTAAAGGAAAGGGCAGCAGGAGATTCAGTTAATAATTCTTGATACAATCCTCATCATAAGTTCGCTCCAAACAGTGCTCCAGGGACTTTACTTCCAGGGAGTAAAAGTCAAGTTTCTGATATCCCTGCTCGATAAGCCCAACGTCAATGAGTGGTTTTTGAACAGTAGAAACTCCTTGGGGAAATATTGACTCTCAAGCTGTGAAAGGATTTGAAGCTTTGTTAAAGGAAAGGGCAGCAGGAGATCCAGTTTCTTTGAGTAAAATTTGTgcattcagttcagaaaatatagcatagaattgtttcacttttcCAACTTAAAATTTCACCAACAAacctccatagtgcacctttcaAGAAAATGGTTATTTACAAGTGAGACTCAGGTAAAAGTCTAACAGTATTAATGGCAATATGAActtaagacacaacaacatgtctcttaaagaggacatattctccctcttctcaaccttttcaaacagtcccctgtggtctaaatgaaacatctgtgctgtgctttggtcaaaatataacatgaatcaagcaccagaggaggtttgtgatcctgtataaaccagctcactcagaacactccgttttggggtgtgtgtctctttaaatgcaatgagcccccccccctcccccccctccctaaattttcccagtagacatcactccttcactagtgagaataaaaagttTTGCTcaaggctgggggtggagtccatgggtggagataccaggagaggggaggggattttttttttttttttaccaaaatcccactgtgatgtcacaaggagagcaaatttgaaacggagcatttttctctgtgttgtaagacttattcagaccacaaacaaaggactggatgg
This Labrus bergylta chromosome 16, fLabBer1.1, whole genome shotgun sequence DNA region includes the following protein-coding sequences:
- the LOC110001014 gene encoding cell death-inducing p53-target protein 1 homolog; its protein translation is MEKGYPPQESAPPYPGPPLNYGGAAPQPEMYPQPGMCPQPGFYPTAPPAGYQAGVPYAPPAPAATVTHLVVTAGLHDSPGQAVCPHCQQTVVTVTHHTAGLMTWGICAGLTFFGCFLCCFLPFCIESCKDVEHRCPTCHKVIYIFKRW